One Antiquaquibacter oligotrophicus genomic region harbors:
- the purM gene encoding phosphoribosylformylglycinamidine cyclo-ligase, with protein MTANTSSYARAGVDTEAGDLAVELMKAAVARTHGPEVFGGVGGFAGMVDVSFLKQYERPLLATSTDGVGTKIALAQAIDKHDTIGQDLVGMVVDDIIVVGAKPYFMTDYIACGKVYPERIADIVRGIAEACEATGTALVGGETAEHPGLLAPDDYDVAGAAVGAVDAADLLGPERVQHGDVVVALESSGLHSNGFSLVRHILRERGLEFTDRSAELGGVVGEVLLEPTRLYTSPLLGVLAAQPGAIHALSHVTGGGIAANLARVLPQGSWAELERSTWSPLPVFRVLSDFAGSTLESSEGTWNLGIGMIAVVAADAVAETIAQLEATGIRAWSVGTVTVGDRPDAAGWTHGAKGVDGGSVRLTGSYAS; from the coding sequence GTGACGGCCAACACCTCGAGCTACGCCCGCGCCGGAGTCGACACGGAGGCCGGTGATCTCGCCGTCGAACTCATGAAGGCGGCAGTCGCCCGCACTCACGGCCCCGAAGTGTTCGGTGGTGTCGGCGGCTTCGCCGGCATGGTGGATGTCTCGTTCCTCAAGCAGTACGAACGGCCACTTCTCGCCACCTCCACCGACGGTGTCGGCACCAAGATCGCGCTGGCCCAGGCCATCGACAAACATGACACGATCGGCCAGGACCTCGTTGGGATGGTTGTCGACGACATCATCGTTGTCGGTGCGAAGCCGTACTTCATGACCGACTACATTGCGTGCGGCAAGGTCTACCCCGAACGGATCGCCGACATCGTGCGCGGCATCGCCGAGGCGTGCGAGGCGACAGGTACCGCGTTGGTCGGTGGTGAGACGGCCGAGCATCCCGGACTTCTTGCGCCCGACGACTACGACGTCGCGGGGGCGGCCGTCGGTGCGGTGGATGCAGCGGACCTGCTGGGCCCGGAACGGGTGCAGCACGGCGACGTCGTTGTAGCGCTCGAGTCATCCGGGCTCCACAGCAACGGGTTCTCGCTCGTGCGGCACATCCTCCGAGAGCGCGGTCTCGAATTCACGGACAGGTCGGCAGAACTCGGTGGTGTCGTCGGCGAGGTCCTGCTCGAGCCGACCCGCCTCTACACCTCGCCGCTGCTCGGCGTGCTTGCAGCCCAGCCGGGTGCGATTCACGCCCTTAGCCACGTCACCGGCGGAGGTATTGCCGCCAACCTCGCTCGCGTGCTGCCGCAGGGCAGCTGGGCCGAACTCGAGCGCTCAACGTGGTCGCCACTGCCGGTCTTCCGGGTGCTGTCCGACTTCGCGGGTTCGACGCTCGAGTCCAGCGAAGGAACCTGGAACCTCGGCATCGGGATGATCGCGGTGGTCGCCGCGGATGCCGTGGCCGAGACAATTGCGCAACTGGAAGCCACAGGCATCCGCGCGTGGTCCGTGGGAACCGTCACCGTTGGTGACCGACCGGATGCTGCGGGCTGGACACACGGCGCCAAGGGCGTGGACGGTGGATCCGTTCGTCTGACCGGGTCGTACGCGAGCTAG
- a CDS encoding NAD(P)-binding domain-containing protein has product MTTASTDTSVVVIGAGQAGLSVGYYLRRLGLDPGNDFVVLDRGPGTGGAWQFRWEALRIGSAHKINDLPGMDELGLSFETADRHAPAKDVVAEYYRQYEQHYGLQVVRPADVTSVENWGTDLEVHFTLDGDDPKEVTTRTLVNATGTWGAPFIPWYPGLKSFEGRHVHTNDYRTAEEFAGKSVIVVGGGTSAIGFLLELEGVAADLTWVSRRPIDFLEDGGLNLEARIEAVQKQDEAARAGRALPSIVSGTGVPRTRRIQAGIERGVLIPRPVFESIEPHGVRWADGAFKYADAIIWSTGFRPELRHLAPLKLREKEGGVVVAQGASWKDPRVFFAGYGPQASTIGANRAGRMIARQVIATLSKLQAAR; this is encoded by the coding sequence GTGACCACCGCGAGCACCGACACCTCCGTCGTCGTGATCGGCGCCGGGCAGGCCGGACTCTCGGTCGGATATTACCTCCGCAGGCTCGGGCTCGACCCCGGCAATGACTTCGTTGTGCTCGATCGCGGACCGGGAACCGGCGGCGCGTGGCAGTTCCGTTGGGAGGCCCTGAGAATCGGGTCCGCTCACAAGATCAATGACCTCCCCGGCATGGATGAGCTGGGCCTCAGCTTTGAGACAGCCGACCGGCACGCACCGGCCAAAGACGTCGTCGCGGAGTACTACCGCCAGTACGAGCAGCACTACGGGTTGCAGGTCGTTCGACCAGCGGACGTGACATCCGTCGAGAACTGGGGCACCGATCTCGAGGTGCATTTCACGCTCGACGGTGATGACCCGAAAGAGGTCACGACCAGAACCCTGGTGAACGCGACCGGCACGTGGGGTGCGCCTTTCATCCCCTGGTACCCCGGCCTCAAGTCGTTCGAGGGCCGGCACGTCCACACCAACGACTACCGCACGGCCGAGGAGTTCGCGGGCAAGAGTGTCATCGTCGTCGGGGGTGGAACATCCGCCATCGGCTTCCTGCTCGAACTGGAAGGGGTCGCGGCCGATCTGACGTGGGTGAGTCGCAGGCCCATCGACTTCCTGGAGGACGGCGGCCTCAACCTGGAGGCCCGCATCGAGGCCGTGCAGAAACAGGATGAGGCGGCCCGCGCCGGTCGGGCCCTGCCGAGCATCGTCAGCGGAACCGGTGTGCCGCGCACCCGACGTATCCAGGCGGGCATCGAGCGCGGCGTTCTGATCCCGCGACCCGTTTTCGAGTCGATCGAGCCGCACGGGGTGCGCTGGGCCGACGGCGCCTTCAAGTACGCGGACGCGATCATCTGGTCCACCGGCTTCCGACCCGAGTTACGGCATCTCGCGCCTCTCAAGTTGCGCGAGAAGGAGGGCGGCGTTGTCGTCGCCCAGGGTGCATCCTGGAAGGATCCCAGAGTCTTCTTCGCGGGTTACGGCCCGCAAGCATCCACCATCGGAGCGAATCGGGCGGGTCGGATGATTGCCCGCCAGGTGATCGCGACGCTCAGCAAGCTTCAGGCAGCGAGGTAA
- a CDS encoding response regulator transcription factor, translating to MLYRFGLQGRFARIAAIIAEERRDGSSVRPAHTTLSGLSPRELEIFALVARGLSNAEIAAHEHISEATVKTHVSSILRKLELRSRTQLAALAHEQGLVVPAP from the coding sequence GTGCTCTACCGGTTCGGGTTGCAGGGGCGGTTCGCGCGGATCGCGGCCATCATCGCCGAGGAACGCCGGGACGGGTCATCCGTTCGCCCTGCGCACACGACCCTTTCGGGGCTGAGCCCCCGCGAGCTCGAGATCTTCGCCCTCGTGGCGCGCGGCCTGAGCAACGCGGAGATTGCGGCGCACGAGCACATCTCCGAGGCGACAGTGAAGACCCACGTCAGCTCGATCCTGCGAAAACTCGAGCTGCGAAGTCGCACGCAACTCGCGGCGCTCGCCCACGAGCAGGGTCTCGTCGTCCCAGCGCCCTGA
- a CDS encoding DUF3073 domain-containing protein, with the protein MGRGRQKAKHTKVARDLKYFSPNTNYDALERELAASKHSSDESNEWPEYVDTYADEYADSDEDESKTA; encoded by the coding sequence ATGGGGCGGGGCCGTCAAAAGGCAAAACACACCAAGGTCGCGCGGGATCTGAAGTACTTCAGCCCGAACACGAACTACGACGCGCTCGAGCGCGAGCTCGCGGCATCCAAGCACTCGTCCGACGAGTCGAACGAGTGGCCGGAGTACGTCGACACGTACGCGGACGAGTACGCCGACTCCGATGAGGACGAGTCGAAGACCGCCTAA